DNA from Lathamus discolor isolate bLatDis1 chromosome 17, bLatDis1.hap1, whole genome shotgun sequence:
TTGCTGCCTgtttataaaggaaaaagagagagctTTGCCTTAAGTTTTACTCTTTGCACTATGGATTAGACACTGAGCAGATTAAAGTCTCCTTTACCAAAAGCTGTTTGATGCCTCATTCTTGGAAAGGGTTTTccctggagggatggggtcTCACCCCTGGGCTCCCCAGCAAGCCTAGCGCTCCCCGAGGGTCACAGCTGGAGGGGTGACACCACCAGCAAGCTATGGGGTGCTTGCATCTCTAAAGGCAGAGCTGGATGGAGCTCGCCAGGGCCTGAGCAGCCCAAAGCTGAGGGGCTGTTATTTTTCAGGTGGAAAGGAACACGATATGGACATAAAATCCCCGCTTCTGCAGGTCCTTGATATCCTGCTGCTTGTGATGGAGGGCGATGCAAGCCTGACTGccccagggatggaggcagCACCCAAAGCATCAGGAGCTGTGGAGCCGCAGGCAGCACAGGGCTCCTCCGCCTGGCCTTGCTGTGGCAGGCTCAGCCACTGTGCTACCGGTGAGCAGATGCATTTGCTGCACGATGGGTTACTCCTTGGCTGCGGTCTGAGCTCTTGGCAGGCTGCTGTGTGCTTTTAAGCACCCCctgcttctccagcatccttgtaaatTGCTTGGAAAAATGCTTCAGGACCCCGATGGGCAGAGATGCCAGGAGCTCTGGCTCAGCCTGCCCTCAGCTCACCTGCCTTGGGAGGGCAGAGCCAGCTAATCTGAACCTGGCTGAGAACCATagcagggagagggagggcTGCAGGAACAGAGCCCTGCCTGGCGCAGGGAACACCCCATTGAGCCCTATGGGGGCCTGGCTGTGGATGGGTGACTGCTGAGGCTGCAGACCTACCCCAAGGAAGGAGGATGGAGGCAGCAGGGCCATGCCTGCATCCCCTGCATCAACAGGGTGATCCCAGCCCATCACTCCCCAGCCAGCCCCAGTGGGGGACACAGAGGGTGCTCAGCCAGCTCAGGCCACTGCAGTCGAGCAAGGACAGGATGTGAAGGACAGTGGCTTCCCCTGGGAGCCATGCTGCACGCACTTGGCTCAGCCCCTGGCCAAGCAGTGAGCAATTACAGGAGGAAGACACAGTCACCTCCCAGCTGATGGGCAGTGCGTAGGGTCCCTGGGACTGATGCTATGCCTGCCTTCTCCAGCACTGTGGCTCTTGGTGTAGAGCTGCACTGCCTGGGGAGGGTACCCAGCAGCAATAGCACTCGCAGACCAGGGCATGAGATCTGGAGTCCCGGGGTCCTCCCTCCTCCAGAGCTTGCTAGGGAGCCTTGCACATGAGCTGAGCGGGCTGGTCTTAGCCCATCACAATGCCACGACCCCTCCCGAGGGAGGGaggagcaggatgctgctgggttACTGCAGTTCAGGAGCACTGGGGGCTGACAGCTTGCTGAAAGCAGGGCCCCGCAGGCTCTGGGAAGATCCCCGGGATCCCTTTGTTAGcccagctgcaccagcccaTCCCTAATGAGCCGCTATTGCAGCCTGGGGACAAGAGCCACCGCCTGCCTGACAGCAGGGAGCAGGCTCGGCAGACGCTCGCTGCAGATGCGCAGCTCCTGATACCAGGCCAACAGGGAGGGAGCAGGTGATGCTCAGCAGCCGAACCATGGGGGGCCTTTGGGCTGCTCCCGGGCCCCAGCTTTGCTCCTTCATTATCAGCTCAGCGCAGGGAGCCTCACCGGCTCCCCAGACACTGTGGCAATCCCCATTTAAAGCTCTCCTTAGCACGTCAGCTGGCCGAGGTCACCTGAAGATGACTGAGGGTGGTCCCTGCATCTCCTCAGTGATGAGGGCACCGAACCTATGCCATAAACCACAAGCTTTTGGATGGAGCAGCATCCATCCTCCTACTGCCAGGAGTCACCAGGGCAACCTTCACCATCGGGGGCATTTCCACTTTCAAACCTGTCAGGAGGATGCTCTGTTACCATCGTCAAAGGATCGGGCTCAGAGAGATGCGGCTGATCTCCTTAATGCCCTCTTTGACACCATATAGCACCCTGACCACCTCCActtgccagcacagctccaagaTGCACAAACCACACACCTCTTGCAGGATGCACCCTCAGCAGCTCAGGAATGGCCAGGCTGTGCCCTCCGGCATTGCAGGAATTGCTGCTCCAGTGGCTGTGACCTTGGTGTGCTGGAactttaaaaaccccaaacaagaaagcaatcaaaaaggaggaaaataacccCAAAAGAACCCCACCAGCCTGCTGCCTCCCTCTACTGCACTTTATGGGCTGAGCCTGCCTCTTTTATAGGCTTCTGCCCTGCACTGGATAAGGGATGCTGGCCTCTCCCTAGCCTGGGCTCAGCTGGAACAGGGCCTTCAAGCACTCCTTCCTCAGGTGCAGCTTCTAGAGCTCATTAGAAGCAGCTAAACCACACCAGGAACATGGCAGAAGTCAAGGACTCCTGTGATTCCCCTTACTGTTATCCTTCCCTTATCCTCTTCcaccccaggcagcagcaggcatcCCCCGTGTTCCTCAGAGGCTTCCCAACAGCCCCACAATGATCCCAGACAAAGCGTCCCAAAGACCAAGGGCATCTCAAAGCAAGCAGAGCCTAGAAACTGCTGTGCCTATGGCTGCCTCCGTTAGCTGTGCGATAGGGACCAGAGGATGCTCCCAGCCCCCACACACCTTCCCCTGGCCCGGTCTCAAGCCATTTTCCTCCTCCCAGAATAGATCCCATGCCATCGATCTGCTCTGCGGCGCTGTGTGCCCCTGGGCGGCTCTGCTTACAGAAAAGGCCATCCTCAACCCAAACAGCCGCTTCCGCTGCAACCCAATCCTGGCGCTGGGGAGAGGAGCCTGCAGGATGGCTCCGGACCCGCTCCATTCGCTTCACCTTTGGTCCCAGAGCCTCCGTGGGCTTAACGGGTTAAGGGTGGTCCTTGGGATGCTGGACTGCGCATCCCCCCCTGGTCGCACACAGCCGGGCAGACTGCAGTGACGTGTCCTGGGCCCCAGGTCCCTGCGTGGTCCCCCAGCCCCATGGtggggagctgtggggctgtgggcaGCCCCTTTTGGAGGTGGTGCTGGCTGTCACACAGGggctcccagctcccagccgGGTTTGTTCATCCCGGACGGGCATGGCCATAGCCCCGGGGGCTCCGTGCACTTGTGGGGCAGGAGGGCAGCCGGCCGGGAGGAGAGGTGGCTGTCCCGTTGTGTAGATCCTGCTGCCATGGCAGGAGAagagcccagcccagctgccGCCCGACGGCCGGGCAGAGCAAGCCGTCCGCAGCCTGCTCCGGCAGCACGGCCCATTAAGGACTTGGGCCGCTGTCCAAAAGCCCCCTCCCTGGCTGGAACCCGCAGGGACCCATTTTGGGCAGGAATGAGGAAGCTCTTCATTCCCCTGCTAAAAATAGGGACCTTTCTCAGCGGCGGGTCACTGCGTTCACACTGGAGTGCGgggcaggcaggaaggggggCCCCATCCCGGGCACCTCCCGCGGCGCTGGGGCGGCCGGTCCCCCGCTCCGGGATGCCGGTACCTCCATCTAGTGGCTCCCGCTGGCTCTGCCGCTGAGGCCGGCAGCCCAGGACCGTTCCCTCCGGTCTCCCGTCGCGGTACCCCGTCGGCAGGACCCGGCACACGCGTGGACAAGGAGCCCTTTattggaggtggaggaggaaggggaggcgGAGGGCAGGGAGCCGGGGTGATGGGCAGGGTAGCTGCCAGCCCTATGGACCCTGCCGGCCCTATGGACTGGGCTGGCTGTGTGTGTATGGGGAGAAGCTGGCAGCACCAGGGCATCGTGTCCGTGATGGCTGCGTGTCGAGGAGGCTATGGCGAGTTGCATACAACAGCCAGGTTACTGTGGCTTTCAGGCCTGGGTGTCCTGCCCCAGAGCCGGGTGCCTGTGATAATACTTAGCTCTTATACAGCGCTGCTGAAGGGATGCTCCCCACCACACCTGGGTTGGCAGAGGAGCTGTatccctgccctgtgctgggcaggggtCCTGGTTCCTACATGGCCAGACCCCGGCTTTACCCTCCCCAGGGCACCAGTGGCTGGGAAGGGGCAGTGCCCAGGTCCTGGCCCCAGCCAAGGGCAGGCTTAGGCGAAGACAGCGGAGTTTTGCCAGTAGGAGTAGACGAGGAAGCCGGTGAAGGTGCTGTCCGTCTTGACGCTGGCATAGAAGCCGATGTAgtccccgacaccaacctgcaCCCACACCTCATCCTCAGGCTCCAGGCGGACCAGGGCACCCCCAGAGAGTGAGGTGGGCTTGGGCCAGTTCCCATAGTACTGGAAGAAGGAGGCGATGGACTGGCCGTTCTTCATGATGTCAAACTGGAGGCTGGCGCGGTACACCGTGGCATGGACGGCGAAGTAGTAGAGGCCGGGCACCTCGCAGGTGAATTTGCCCGTGGCGGGGTCGTAGTGGCCCTGCTCGTTGATGAGCACCACGTCGAAGCGGATGGGCTGGTCAGCCAGGGGAGGGCTGCGGGACTCGGAGCGCTTGGCGCTGAAGGCTGAGCGGGGGGCCACTGCACACTCGCCCTGTGCCCCCTTCTCACCGTGCATGCCATCCATGCCGGGGCTGCCCACGTCCCCGCGGGGACCGGGCactcctggggcaggcaggaggggaacaGAGTTACCTCTAAGCCATCAGGCCCCCCAACCCCACCATGGTTTCAAGCCTCCCATAGGATGCGGGTGGTGCATCACAAGCGGGAAGGGATAAGTGGAAGAGAGGGATGGCAGTTGGGGATGGAGGGAAATGCATCTTTGTTAGTGACAGGGACCTGCTGCCTGTTGCAGGCACCACAGGCAGGaccgggggtggggggggcagtgGTGGCAGGATTTGCTCTCAGTTTGGTAAAGTGGGGCTGTGCCAGCATCTAGGGCTCCCCCGAGCATGAAGGCATTCCTCGCAGGCAGTGCAGAGCAGGTCCCCATCCCCAGCCAGCACATCTCCTTCCTTACCCGGAGGGCCCATCTCGCCCTTCTCCCCTGGCATCCCCATCATCCCATCCCGGCCGTCTCGTCCATCTCTGCCTGGCAGACCCTGGCCCCCATGCAGGCCCGGGGTCCCCGGGATGCCCGGCTGCCCTGAGCACAGCCCGGGGATCTTGTTGTCTTCAATCTGCAAGGAGCTGGTGATGAGCcccaggaagaagaggaggaagagctgctccATCTCGTCTGCTGTGGAGGGGCTGGAAGGGGCAGAGAAGGGGAACGGCTCTGGGCACCTCAGTGAAGAGGGCTGGGAAACAGCCTTGCAGTGCTCAGCAGGGAGTGGGTACAGGAGGTTGATGAGGGATTgttcctcccttctttcctctttgcctttccGGCTGCTCTTCACAGGGGCTGCACCTgccgcagcatccccatccaTCAGCACTGCCACCACATCATCCTGCCTCATGCACTGGTGTATCCCACCGTGGAAGTGCCAGGAGGCATGTGCGGGAGGCAGGAGCCCCGTGCGTGTGtttggggctctatggggtggGAGCTGCCCCATGCCCGGCTATGGGTGTACATGGGGGTGCCGGCAGGGCTGCTGCGGGTGAGCCGGCGTGCACGGGGCGCGGTTGTTGCAGCCGGGACGGCAGCTCTCCACCGGGAGCGCCGAGCTGCCTCACGGCCCAGCCCttggcagcatccctgctgccgGCGGCTCGCTCCACGCCTGCCCCGCTCCCTGGGGcatggctggggctgcagcatccccggCCGTGCCGGACCACCCCGCTGCCGGGACCACCCCAGCCCACCCCACGCCAGCGCAGCGAGAGCGGAGCCCCACGGCCCCCTTCCCCGTGGCCTTCCCCGGGGATCGCTGCTCTCTTCCCCCTCCTGGACGCGACGGGTgcaacaaagaggaaaaaggaggaggaaagagccTGTCCTCCGCCCCGGAGCTGGAGCCAGGACCCCGGCGAGGCCCGGCTGCCTCTAGCGCGGAGCGGGCAGAGCTGCTCATCCCCACTCACTGCGACCCCACGGCTCCTGCCCCGGTGCCTCGCTGCTCTCCGGCGTGGACGGGCTGCGGCTCTTCCTGACCGCTTCGCTCTGACGAAGGCCCGGGGAAAGGCagcctctccccccccccccctcctcctcctcctcctcctcacgtCTCTCCTCCCAAACTCCAAAGGAAATCAAGGGCCTTGGGAGCCAAAAGCTacaagagaaggggaaaagaaaaataatcccaTGGTGTCAGAAGTGCTGTaagcagggggaagggagagcGAGGCAAAGAGCCCGGCAAAGGGAGAGGAAACATGGGTTGCAAACCACCCCAGCTGGACACGGCTGAGCAGCGGGAcggagggaagggagagaaaacaggcagcaaAGTGAGGGTGGAACAGGAGAAAGGCCAAGGGAGGGAAACCCAGCaaaggcaggcagggatggagtAGCAGAAGGAAGACCGAGCTCTTGGGACATGCAGGTCCCCCAGCCTTAGGGCAGGATGCACTCAGGCTGCAGCgccagcactgggagcaccTATGGGCGCTGCAGCCAGCCAGGGGGCAAGGGGCCGAGCATGGGGCTGAGCAGGCAGGGATGTGCCAGGCAGCAGCGGCATTGGaagtgcaggcagagcagcgCTGCGGCCGTGCCAGGAAGCAGGATTAGCCCTGGGGGACGGCGGAGCAGGAGGCGAAGCTTTCGAGGACATTCCCAGCTTGCCTTTAACTCGTTCCAGCACTGAGTGCGTCCAAGGGACACCACCAGGCTCCAGCGGTGGGGAAGTCCTATGGCAGGGGGGAGtccctgtgccctgcagccGGCAGAGCCTTCCTTGCCTGCGCGCCCAGCGCCAGGCTGGTGCTGGCAGGGAGCCGCACGGCTCCTCCCTCCCGAGGTGTGAaggggttgttggttttggccagcgtggagctgggctggggccacGGGGTGTTGCCAGGCTTGTGGCCATCAGGGCGGCCTGGAGCCAGCACAACCAGCTCGGACAGCAGGGACACAGCCCTTGCTGGGGCAAGGATCCCCCCGCTGCACCATGGGGCCGCCAGCCTGACGCCCATCCATCTCCCCAGGGCCCTGCAAGGCTCTCAGCCCATCGAGGGCACAGCCAGCAGACAGGCAGCAGCCCCTGAGCCCCTCCATTCCTGCCCAGACCCCCCCGCTCCAGCCCTGGCTTCCCCCCTTTCCCTTAGGATCTGCAGGCAGACCCTTCCCAAATGAGCCACCTTCTCCATCGGGTTTGTCAGCTGCTCGTGCTGTTTATTCTGCTAGCTTTGGGGCTGTGGGATACAGGCAGTCCTGGGCTCTTCTTCTGCCTGCTCCATTTGGGGAGCATTAAACCCTTCCCCTTTCAGGCTAGCAGCTGCCTGAGGGCTGTGGGGAAGAGGCCTGGAGATgctgaaagagagaaatgggCTGGGAACCACGCACAACCCCAACATGGGGCTGGCTGAGGATGGGGAAGCAGCGCCCAACTCTTGCCAccgtcccgctgctcagcaAGGGGACtaccagcacagctccagccgATGGGCACAACCCCTCCAGCACAAGCCTTTCCCTGGAGCAAGGCTGGGAAGGGGCACTTGCTCTCCATGGCATCCTCGAACTGAGCTGGCTCTGAGCAAAGGTGCTGACCCCAGGGCAGGCGAGGAGCCAGGCAATGGGGTGCTGCTGATGGGGGACACCCCGTTAGTTGGGTatttgcagcaggaggaggaggatgggaggGACATTTGGGGCAGAGCAGTGGGTGCTTCAGCCCTGGCTCATCCTCTCTTGCCGGATCAGGGCTGGAAGCACTCTATGGGGTCATTGGAGTCAGGCAGGATGTTGCAGTTGATGGGCCAGAGGATGCCGAGGAGGCCGAGGGACTGCTGGCACCGCAGCTCGGCAGCCAGGCACACGGCTCGACAGGGCTGCAGGACCCCCCCATCCGGGGTGCATTTGGGCACGAAGAGGCTGCAGATGAGGAGTCGGAGGTGCTGGTAGCAGGCGAGCTCCATCAGTGTCTGCGGGAGAGCGGCAGTGATGGTGCACACCACGGTGTGGTGCGGGCAGCCCTGCGGGCATCCCTTGGGAAGCTCACCTGATAGTCCTGGAGCACCTCGGCGGCTCCCTCCTGGTCCGGGATGGCCAGCCAGATGTTGGGAAAGGAGGTGGCGTTGTAGCCCAGCCCCAGGCACATCTCCACTTGCACGGGCTCACAGACAGACCCTGCCCCGGGGCACTTCCCTTCTTATAGCAGCAGTGATGCCCACCGAGTGCCACGGTGCTGGGCCAGGACGAGGGGTGGCACTCACCGAAGGCGGGGTAGGAGACCCCGGTGCAGTTCAGCTCGTCGGTGCCGTCGGGGCAGTCGTGCCACCCATCACATACAGACTCCAGCGCCCGGCACTCGCCATTCCCACAGGAGAACTCTGCGGGGCTGCAGGTCTCTGTAAGAGCAGCATGGGcatgggcagggagcaggctggCCATGGCTGGGGCTCAGCCTGTTCCTATGCTGACCACCCCTGCCTTCACTCTTCTTGGTCACTGGCCAAGAGGTGAGCATTGCTGGCTCAGCTTAGGGGCATCCCAAATTCCCTGCGTTATCTAGGGGCAGCCCTCAGGTGATGGGTCGCGATGTGTGCAGGTGAGCAATCCACATTGCAACGGCTGGGATCAATAGGGTAATGCTGTAGCCCAAATTCCTGCTCCAAGGAGATGAGGGCAGTTTTTCCCAGAGGCTAGTCCAGTCTGGGTTTGAAGGCCCCCAAGGACAGTGACTGCATAGcccctctgggcagcctgtgccccTGCTTGGCTACTTACTCTCTGTGGCATTGCGGGCTTGGTAGGTGGCAAAGAACCCATCGTCTGCAACCCCTTCATCTGCCACGAAGAGGACGGTCATGACGTGGCGGGAGGAGGTCAGGATGGGTGGCAGCTGGTGCCCACAGAACCTGCCGAGGTGGTGGGGTGAGAGATGGGGTCCGGGCGGGCAGCACCTCCCCAGCCCTGTCCTCCGGTGCCTCCTCTTCACCAGCCTGCCCTATGCATGGAAGCCACAGGAGCCCAGCGCACTGAGGCTGGcgcagcagggccagggataCCATGGCCTGTACCTGCCCATGAGGCTGGCAGCCCCCGTGCCGGCGCTGTCGTGCACCTCCACGAAGTCGAAGCTGCAGTCCTCAtgcatctccaggctgaagttGTGGAAGCGCAGGTCGATGACGTGCCCCACGGGCACCGAGATCTGCcagaggcacagctgcagggcagggggcAGCCGGGACACCCATGAAACCAGGGCTCTTCCCAATGGCAGGTTGCCTTCCTCCCTGCCCACCCTCACCCTGCTCCCACCTCCATCCCACCAGCATCCCCTCTCTCACCTGCTGGTGCGGGTATGGCtgggggtggtttggggtgaaGAAGTGCCCCTCCAAGGCGGTTAGCGGCCCCCCGCACTCTGAAGggaaacacacacatgcagctTTACCCCCTGCcccttttcctttgctctgtCTCCTTACACCCCTGCCTCCCATCACCGTGCCCTCTGGCCGGGCGCTGCAGCAGCTACGGGCAGGGGTAAACGCTGACCTTTGTGTTTGAGGCTGCAGTTGGCCTCATCGCTCTTGTCCGTGCAGTCATGGAAGCCATCGCAGACAAAGCCCAAGTGGAGACACAGCCCCTGGTCACACAAGTGCtcatcccaggcacagctctctGGCAGAGACAGCCAGGCTGGTGGTG
Protein-coding regions in this window:
- the MFRP gene encoding membrane frizzled-related protein; amino-acid sequence: MKDFTEIVLCPEALDHSKTEFCNPVFEGEEPRAAPSTGCPADEDGSSPTSQRDGLGQQLWGQAGRRFRADFKFTWLCVALMSAVLIFLIALLLGIVIHQLTSPQPPRAPAAALPAHGAAAPTRRAPPAPRTAATPTQSWLPTAGTAAPACGGTLRSPEGSFSSPNYPSPYPPDSLCIWRIEVSPGLAIQLKMETFSVEGTASCLFDRVELYEEQGAGSADPATLRGGPTRFCGNVVPPTFNTNSNHLRVTFVSDSSVGAPGFSARYRAVAPSDKCGGPLTALEGHFFTPNHPQPYPHQQLCLWQISVPVGHVIDLRFHNFSLEMHEDCSFDFVEVHDSAGTGAASLMGRFCGHQLPPILTSSRHVMTVLFVADEGVADDGFFATYQARNATEKTCSPAEFSCGNGECRALESVCDGWHDCPDGTDELNCTGVSYPAFGSVCEPVQVEMCLGLGYNATSFPNIWLAIPDQEGAAEVLQDYQTLMELACYQHLRLLICSLFVPKCTPDGGVLQPCRAVCLAAELRCQQSLGLLGILWPINCNILPDSNDPIECFQP
- the C1QTNF5 gene encoding complement C1q tumor necrosis factor-related protein 5 codes for the protein MEQLFLLFFLGLITSSLQIEDNKIPGLCSGQPGIPGTPGLHGGQGLPGRDGRDGRDGMMGMPGEKGEMGPPGVPGPRGDVGSPGMDGMHGEKGAQGECAVAPRSAFSAKRSESRSPPLADQPIRFDVVLINEQGHYDPATGKFTCEVPGLYYFAVHATVYRASLQFDIMKNGQSIASFFQYYGNWPKPTSLSGGALVRLEPEDEVWVQVGVGDYIGFYASVKTDSTFTGFLVYSYWQNSAVFA